In one Enterobacteriaceae endosymbiont of Donacia thalassina genomic region, the following are encoded:
- a CDS encoding exodeoxyribonuclease V subunit gamma produces MFTTYYSNNINILLNIIKIQVKKKPLKNPLTPEIVLFDQYKNFSKLIEIHFSKIFQIYGNICFTSLDKFIWTIFIKIIPSISKDKILSKENIVWLILLLIPKLISTKEFINFKKNFGSKIKNFNYLFQLSTQISNLYDNYQKYKPELLFLWEKKKFYMSLDNEHQIWQAKLWRTLLQYYKNILGKKLWYYGELYNFYQKHKKDIILKNNTLPERIFILDIQNIPLIYLNLLKKIEKYMEIHILICSPSKYYWGNLKKNTNLKNKKNINFNSLLFSWGNYYLNNINKLINLSSRYIESFVENDRLNLLNNIKNDILFLNENNFKFKKKIHYLDKSIQINICEDLYTETKLLYNNILYTLKKNKHYFLHDIIVISPNLKLYVPFINSIFKNINIPINIYSNIEKIKNLDILNKFLFLLKLPYKDLTPKEIFFLLDDNYISNKFFLNKEDLEYLHYWVKDLGIKYNINIKNFNNISLPKDQYTWKLGIYRIFLGFTLNQDIGKWKNLIPYNISNGLSKELIGKFLYFLIKIEKWKKKLNKKFSLKKWKNILLNLYHDFFPKNKFINKNIYFILKKIFLFLDQGINIKYKKKISIKIIIQKTKIFIKKKHQNFLFSVNKLNFCPLNILQNMYFKQVFIIGMNNDYFPNKKYPIIFDLIQNNYYKKEKNYLDEDKNLFLKLIISTENKLFISNTNNNPTNNNLSSIVNKLLLYISKNYFIKEKKISTNIIKYFYRKYNYKNNNPLNNRKNKIIHDHNINKIKPIKILELKINNLINFWKHPIKGFFNQRLKIYLKNLNDIEISNTEPFTVNYLQEYIINKKILRALILNENLNNLYYFYLNNGILPYGVYGEIWWEERIYKMNQIFNNKFKKYKYTEKLFLINFKILNIILKGKIKYFSYKNGLIKFEPKIIDIKVIIDLWVKYLILCANNIDNKKINLFIYGLKKTKFNFQFLTKNKAIFLLEKYINGYLTGINNPIFLPMKSSWIWITHCYDKKNKCINNNYLIQNKAKKKFFYYWNRNNSFINEKNDPYFQKLNFNLNEKEWIKTIKLIEKWMIDLLYYSN; encoded by the coding sequence ATGTTTACAACTTATTATTCAAATAATATTAATATTTTATTAAATATCATAAAAATACAAGTTAAAAAAAAACCTTTAAAAAATCCTTTAACTCCAGAAATAGTATTATTTGATCAATATAAAAATTTTTCGAAATTAATAGAAATTCATTTCTCAAAAATTTTTCAAATATATGGTAATATTTGTTTTACTTCTCTTGATAAATTTATTTGGACTATATTTATAAAAATAATCCCTAGTATTTCTAAAGATAAGATTTTATCTAAAGAAAATATTGTTTGGTTAATATTATTACTAATTCCCAAACTAATATCTACTAAAGAATTTATAAATTTTAAAAAAAATTTTGGATCTAAAATTAAAAATTTTAATTATTTATTTCAATTATCTACTCAAATTTCTAATTTATATGATAATTATCAAAAATATAAACCAGAATTATTATTTTTGTGGGAAAAAAAAAAATTCTATATGTCATTAGATAACGAACATCAAATATGGCAAGCAAAGTTATGGCGAACATTATTACAGTATTACAAAAATATTTTAGGTAAAAAATTATGGTATTATGGAGAATTATATAATTTTTATCAAAAACATAAAAAAGATATAATCTTAAAAAATAACACTCTTCCAGAAAGAATATTTATATTAGATATACAAAATATTCCCTTAATATATTTAAATTTATTAAAAAAAATAGAAAAATATATGGAAATACATATTTTAATTTGTAGTCCTTCTAAATATTACTGGGGGAATTTAAAAAAAAATACAAATTTAAAAAATAAAAAAAATATTAATTTTAATTCATTATTATTTTCTTGGGGTAATTATTATTTAAATAATATAAATAAATTAATAAATCTATCATCTAGATATATTGAATCATTTGTAGAAAATGATCGTTTAAATTTATTAAATAATATAAAAAATGATATTTTATTTTTAAATGAAAATAATTTTAAATTTAAGAAAAAAATTCACTATTTAGATAAATCTATTCAAATAAATATTTGTGAAGATTTGTATACAGAAACAAAATTATTATATAATAATATATTATATACTTTAAAAAAAAATAAACATTATTTTTTACATGATATTATTGTTATATCTCCTAATTTAAAATTATATGTTCCTTTTATTAACTCAATATTTAAAAATATTAATATACCTATAAATATATATTCTAATATAGAAAAAATAAAAAATTTAGATATTTTAAATAAATTTTTATTTTTATTAAAATTACCTTATAAAGATTTAACTCCTAAAGAAATATTTTTTTTATTAGATGATAATTATATATCTAATAAATTTTTTTTAAATAAAGAGGATTTAGAATATTTACATTATTGGGTAAAAGATTTAGGTATTAAATATAATATAAATATTAAAAATTTTAATAATATTTCCTTACCTAAGGATCAATATACGTGGAAATTAGGTATATATCGTATATTTTTAGGTTTTACTTTAAATCAAGATATAGGAAAATGGAAAAACTTAATTCCATATAATATATCTAATGGATTATCAAAAGAATTAATAGGAAAATTTCTTTATTTTTTAATCAAAATTGAAAAATGGAAGAAAAAACTTAATAAAAAATTTTCTTTAAAAAAATGGAAAAATATTTTATTAAATCTATATCATGATTTTTTTCCTAAAAATAAATTTATAAATAAAAATATATATTTTATTTTAAAAAAAATTTTTTTATTCCTTGATCAAGGTATAAATATAAAATATAAAAAAAAAATTTCTATTAAAATAATCATACAAAAAACTAAAATTTTTATTAAAAAGAAACATCAAAATTTTTTATTTTCTGTAAATAAACTTAATTTTTGTCCTTTAAATATACTACAAAATATGTATTTTAAACAAGTTTTTATAATAGGAATGAATAATGATTATTTTCCAAATAAGAAATATCCTATTATATTTGATTTAATACAAAATAATTATTATAAAAAAGAAAAAAATTATTTAGATGAAGATAAAAATTTATTTTTAAAATTAATTATTTCTACAGAAAATAAACTATTTATCAGTAATACAAATAATAATCCAACTAATAATAATTTGTCTAGTATAGTTAATAAATTATTATTATATATTTCTAAAAATTATTTTATAAAAGAAAAAAAAATTAGTACAAATATTATTAAATATTTTTATAGAAAATATAATTATAAAAATAATAATCCTCTCAATAATCGAAAAAATAAAATTATACACGATCATAATATTAATAAAATAAAACCAATAAAAATTTTAGAATTAAAGATTAATAATTTAATTAATTTTTGGAAACATCCTATTAAAGGTTTTTTTAATCAAAGATTAAAAATATATTTAAAAAATTTAAATGATATAGAAATATCCAATACAGAACCGTTTACTGTTAACTATTTACAAGAATATATTATAAATAAAAAAATATTACGTGCCTTAATTTTAAATGAAAATCTTAATAATTTATATTATTTTTATTTAAATAATGGTATTTTACCTTATGGAGTCTATGGAGAAATATGGTGGGAAGAAAGAATATATAAAATGAATCAAATTTTTAATAATAAATTTAAAAAATATAAATATACAGAAAAATTATTTTTAATTAATTTTAAAATTTTAAATATTATATTAAAAGGTAAGATTAAATATTTTAGTTATAAAAATGGATTAATTAAATTTGAACCTAAAATAATAGATATTAAAGTTATTATTGATCTTTGGGTTAAATATTTAATTTTATGTGCAAATAATATTGATAATAAAAAAATAAATTTATTTATTTATGGTTTAAAAAAAACAAAATTTAATTTTCAATTTTTAACAAAAAATAAAGCTATTTTTTTATTAGAAAAATATATTAATGGTTACTTAACAGGTATAAATAATCCTATTTTTTTACCTATGAAAAGTTCTTGGATATGGATAACTCATTGTTATGATAAAAAAAATAAATGTATTAATAACAATTATTTAATACAAAATAAAGCAAAAAAAAAATTTTTTTATTATTGGAATAGAAATAATAGTTTCATTAATGAAAAAAACGATCCATATTTTCAAAAATTAAATTTTAATTTAAATGAAAAAGAATGGATAAAAACAATAAAATTAATAGAAAAATGGATGATTGATTTACTATATTACAGTAATTAA
- a CDS encoding MutH/Sau3AI family endonuclease — protein MKKIFSNLVPNENILFLRAKLITGYYIIDIIRWLNYKISDNFKKDKGIIGKLIEFYLIGKKNNNFLNQDIPYLGIEIKTITINIKNKIINDIFICSFPLVNKNVVLFYKSNLYNKLSKILWIPIIIKNINTPILMRKIGKPFFWTPSIDEKIKLNYDWNNLMKLLILGEITNINSYNGFILLVKNKGIKRQLTKTINSMGEIISIIPKSFYLKKKFLNSLIKRNL, from the coding sequence ATGAAAAAAATTTTTTCTAACTTAGTTCCTAATGAAAATATTCTTTTTTTAAGAGCAAAATTAATCACAGGATATTATATAATAGATATTATCAGATGGTTAAATTATAAAATATCTGATAATTTTAAAAAAGATAAAGGAATAATAGGAAAATTAATTGAATTTTATTTGATAGGTAAAAAAAATAATAATTTTTTAAATCAAGATATACCATACCTTGGTATAGAAATTAAAACAATAACTATTAATATAAAAAACAAAATAATAAATGATATTTTTATTTGTTCTTTTCCTTTAGTAAATAAAAATGTTGTACTTTTTTATAAAAGTAATTTATATAATAAATTATCTAAAATTTTATGGATACCTATTATCATTAAAAATATCAATACTCCTATTCTAATGAGAAAAATAGGAAAACCATTTTTTTGGACACCATCTATAGATGAAAAAATAAAATTAAATTATGATTGGAATAATTTAATGAAATTATTAATTTTAGGAGAAATAACAAATATAAATTCTTATAATGGTTTTATTTTATTAGTAAAAAATAAAGGGATAAAAAGACAATTAACTAAAACTATAAATAGTATGGGTGAAATTATATCTATTATTCCTAAATCTTTTTATTTAAAAAAAAAATTTTTAAATTCTTTAATAAAGAGAAACTTATAA
- the lysA gene encoding diaminopimelate decarboxylase, whose protein sequence is MKIHIFDKNYNKNNIAIETILFLIKKYKTPFWLYCAENIKKKILQLKNFDIIRFAQKSCSNINILKLMKYEGVKVDAISLGEIERALIAGYNPKNIDDIVFTSDIFDKQTLKRIIELNITVNIGSIDMLHQLGNISKGHNIWLRINPGFGNGHNKRTNTGGENSKHGIWYADLKKSIYFIKKYNLNLIGIHMHIGSGVNYKHLQKVCDSMLEYVLQPYMPKINMISAGGGLSIPYKKNDIEVNTNHYFKLWNNTRNIITNIFKKNIKLEIEPGRFLVAESGVLICQVCAIKNIKNKRFVIVDAGFNDFIRPVMYGSYHYISAISYLGKDMSNYPKINTVIAGPLCESGDIFTQLDNGEISYFKLPLVVRGDYLIFHDTGAYGASMSSNYNSRPLIPEILLENNIPKIIRRRQKIQELINLELF, encoded by the coding sequence ATGAAAATACATATTTTTGATAAAAATTATAATAAAAATAATATTGCAATTGAAACTATTTTATTTCTAATAAAGAAATATAAAACACCTTTTTGGTTATATTGTGCAGAAAACATAAAAAAAAAAATTTTACAATTAAAAAATTTTGATATAATAAGATTTGCACAAAAATCTTGTTCTAATATAAATATTTTAAAACTCATGAAATATGAGGGAGTTAAAGTAGATGCTATTTCATTAGGTGAAATAGAAAGAGCATTAATTGCTGGATATAATCCAAAAAATATAGATGATATTGTATTTACATCTGATATTTTTGATAAACAAACATTAAAACGTATCATTGAACTAAATATTACTGTAAATATTGGTTCAATAGATATGTTACATCAATTAGGTAATATTTCAAAAGGTCATAATATATGGTTAAGAATTAATCCTGGTTTTGGTAATGGGCATAATAAAAGGACAAATACTGGAGGTGAAAATAGTAAACATGGTATTTGGTATGCAGATTTAAAAAAATCAATTTATTTTATAAAAAAATATAATTTAAATTTAATTGGAATACATATGCATATAGGTTCAGGAGTTAATTATAAACATTTACAAAAAGTATGTGATTCAATGTTAGAGTATGTATTACAACCTTACATGCCAAAAATTAATATGATATCAGCTGGTGGAGGATTATCTATACCATATAAAAAAAATGATATTGAAGTTAATACTAATCATTATTTTAAATTATGGAATAATACCAGAAATATTATTACTAATATTTTTAAAAAAAATATAAAATTAGAAATTGAACCAGGAAGATTTTTAGTAGCAGAATCAGGAGTTTTAATTTGTCAAGTATGTGCTATAAAAAATATAAAAAATAAAAGATTTGTTATAGTAGATGCCGGTTTTAATGATTTTATTAGACCAGTAATGTATGGTAGTTATCATTATATATCTGCTATTTCTTATTTAGGTAAAGATATGTCTAATTATCCAAAAATAAATACTGTTATTGCTGGTCCTTTATGTGAATCAGGAGATATATTTACACAACTAGATAATGGTGAAATTTCTTATTTTAAATTACCTCTAGTCGTTAGAGGCGATTATTTAATATTTCATGATACTGGAGCCTATGGTGCCTCAATGTCTTCTAATTATAATAGTAGACCTTTGATTCCCGAAATTTTACTTGAAAATAATATTCCAAAAATTATTAGACGTCGTCAAAAAATACAAGAATTAATAAATTTAGAATTATTTTAA
- a CDS encoding HPr family phosphocarrier protein, with translation MLQKEIIIHNNHGFHTRPAAIFVKEAKNFISDITITSKGKTVNAKSLFKIQTLGLTKGTLIILKTSGIDEKNAIEHLTKIIQKL, from the coding sequence ATGTTACAAAAAGAAATTATTATTCATAATAATCATGGTTTTCACACTCGTCCAGCAGCAATCTTTGTAAAAGAAGCTAAAAATTTTATATCAGATATTACAATTACATCTAAAGGGAAAACAGTAAATGCTAAAAGTTTATTTAAAATACAAACTTTAGGATTAACTAAAGGAACTTTAATTATTTTAAAAACTTCAGGAATAGATGAAAAAAATGCTATAGAACATTTGACTAAAATTATTCAAAAATTATAA
- the lgt gene encoding prolipoprotein diacylglyceryl transferase, which translates to MYKKYFIFPQINPIFLKINKISIYWYGIMYLISFIFIKKISYIRNKNNNFWKKKELFDLLNFCFLGLLLGGKIGCTLLYNVHEFIKNPIILIKIWTGGMSFFGGLIGTIIVIFFISYTKKKKFLKITDFIAPMIPIGIGMGRIGNFINSELWGKVTNVPWAVIFPNSTEKDIIYLQKNLKYQDIFIKYGHLPRHPTQIYECLLEGIILFLILNIIFKKNIFIGYKSSLFLFFYGIIRFYIEYFREPDIQFMFFYNHIILTINQLLSISIILIGLIMFIKNLI; encoded by the coding sequence ATGTATAAAAAATATTTTATATTTCCCCAGATAAATCCAATTTTTTTAAAAATAAATAAAATTAGTATTTATTGGTATGGAATTATGTATTTAATTAGTTTTATCTTTATAAAAAAAATTTCTTATATAAGAAATAAGAATAATAATTTTTGGAAAAAAAAAGAACTTTTTGATTTATTAAATTTTTGTTTTTTAGGTTTATTACTAGGAGGAAAAATAGGGTGTACATTATTATATAATGTACATGAATTTATTAAAAATCCAATTATTTTAATTAAAATTTGGACAGGGGGGATGTCTTTTTTTGGAGGTTTAATAGGTACTATTATAGTAATATTTTTTATTTCTTATACAAAAAAAAAAAAATTTTTAAAAATTACTGATTTTATAGCACCTATGATCCCAATTGGAATTGGGATGGGAAGAATAGGTAATTTTATTAATAGTGAATTATGGGGAAAAGTTACAAATGTTCCATGGGCCGTTATATTTCCTAATTCAACTGAAAAAGATATAATTTATCTTCAAAAAAATTTAAAATATCAAGATATATTTATAAAATATGGTCATTTACCTAGACACCCAACTCAAATTTATGAATGTCTTTTAGAAGGTATAATTTTATTTTTAATTTTAAATATAATTTTTAAAAAAAATATTTTTATAGGATACAAATCAAGTTTATTTTTATTTTTTTATGGTATAATAAGATTTTATATAGAATATTTTAGAGAACCTGATATTCAATTTATGTTTTTTTATAATCATATTATTTTAACTATAAATCAGTTATTATCAATAAGTATTATACTTATTGGATTAATTATGTTTATAAAAAATTTAATTTAA